The Bacteroidota bacterium region CCGAACCCTCCAAGGCGCGCAGCGCATAGCCATTCCAGGCGCTCAACGACAAGATATCCAGCGAATCCTTGTCGGCATTTTCGATTTGATCAAAATATTCGGCATCAATCTTTTCCCGCAGCTCATACAGCCCGAAATAGGCCCCATTGACATACACGGTCACCGGCCGCCATGCCGAATAATAATTGTTGGTTTCCGCTGCCATGCCTTCCAAATGCGCGGCATCCTTGAAGGGGTAGGAAAGGAAATAATTGCTGCCATTGCGCAGGTAGATTTTGCTGTAAGTTCCCCGCAGCGGACGATTCGGAATGATCGGATAATTCACCGGGCCATCCCCCAAAACCGGATCGTCGAGCTCCACGCGAAACGAATGTTGCGGATGCGAGCGGCTGCCACCCAAACCACCGTCGATTTGGATTCCCGCCTGCTGCGAGAATATACGTTGTTGCGCCGTATCAAAATATTCCACGAAGGCCGCCTTCTCCCAGTCAAATTGCCAATTGTCAAAAATGCCCGTCGCCCCATAGAGATTTTGCGGATCCGTGACCACCGACAAGACGGGAGTCACATGACTGACGCCAAACAAATAGGTCGCCACGGCCGCAGGACTTGTGATCGCACTCGCCGAAAAGGCCTTGGCTTTCAAGACGCCCGAGAAGAAAACCGGAATCGCCCCGCCGGTGTAAAGCTGCGAAGTGATCGTCGGATCGTCGCCATTCGTGGTGTAGCGAATGCTGCTGCCCGGCCCATTCGGATTGGTCATCGTGACCGAAATGGGCGAATTGAAAAATCCGGAGGGCACCGAAATGACGGGCGGCAAAAGGTAAGTGGAATAGGGCTGCGAGAAATTGTTGGTCGCCCGCGGGGTCCCGTTCATGAACAGCGTCATCATCACAGCGCCATCGGGAAACAAGCCGATGCTGTTGTCGGGTTGCGCCACATTCACAAACAAGGAATGGACCAAGGTTTGATTGGTATCATAGAGGTACACCCTTTCGCCGGCAGTCGAAATCTTGAAATTCGTATGCAAATTGATGTTGGTGTCCACCGGTTCGAAGCGCGAGGTCACCTGATTGTAAGCGACCAACTTCATGGAGCAATCGATGTAGTCATACACCGTATTCACGTCCGTGGAGACAACATCGAATGCAAGGCTGTTGATATAGCCCGCCGAGAGGCCGGCATTGGTGAGTTCGGCGGCAGGAATCACCATTTGGTTCCTCGCAGACCAGTACCAGTTGCCATAAGGCGCGGGATAGTCATAAGGCGAATTCTGAAGATTTCCGGTACCCACGGCAATATTGTTCAACTTCATGTTGGGACGCATGGCGGCGGTTCCCCCGTAGGCTGCGGCACAGGCGGCAGCACTGTAGTCGACCCAAGCGCTGATGCTGGCATTGTAGGCTGTGCTGCTTTGCCTGAAAACGGAATTGGTCGTGTAGCCGGCGGAAGAATAGGAGCAAATATTCAGCAGCAACGAGGAAACGCCGTCCCAATAGAAGGGGTTGTTCAGGTTGTGGTTGTTCCAGCCGACGAATGGGTTGTAATTGGTTTGATAGAGCACATTCTTAAATCCCGTGACGGGCTTGCGGTCCTTGCCGCTGCAGAAAATGACCTTGTATTCCCCCGGATTCAAGTTCACGTTGGGAAAGGTCCATTGGGTCGGATCGTTGGGGTCGTCGGTCAAGCTGTAATTCAGCAACCGCACCGTGTCGATGCCGGCATTGTAAAGTTCGATCCAATCGGGGAACTCCCCATCTTCGTCCGCGACCGCGGAGTAGTTGCGATTGGACCCTTCGTTGATGTAAACCTGCCCAAAAGCCAACTGGAAGGCAAAACAACAAACAAAACACAGGACCTTGCTGTACAGACTTTTCATCGTGAACCGGATTTTTTCAATTGCAACACAGTGGATCGACGGAGGCTGTTGACCTCGCTAGGGCAAGGTAACGAAAAAAGGGATTGCTGCGGGCAGGACTGCGCGAAGTGTCGCGCTGGCGATGGCTGGGGTTGCGCGGGCTGGTGGATTGCTGGGTTCTGGCCGAATGGTGGACGTTGCTCTTTGAGGACAATGGGTTTTGCTATGCGAGCTGTCCCGAATTGCATTTCGTATGGTATTTATTTTATGCCTACTCGACCTCTCCCAGTGAATTTTTCAAATTAAATCAAGGAGTCACCTCTATAAGCTGTTCGCGGTACCAATCCGCCGCGGCGGAATGATCTGTGGATAGCCCCCAGTGAAACTGGGGGTAGCAAGCATCCCCCAAAGTTTCAACCCCGAAGGGGTTGATCTGTGGATAGCCCCCAGTGAAACTGGGGGTAGCAAGCATCCCCCAAAGTTTCAACCCCGAAGGGGTTGATCTGTGGATAGCCCCCAGTGAAACTGGGGTAGCAAGCATCCCCAAGTTCAACGCCGAAGGGTTGATCTGTGGATAGCCCCAGTGAAATCTGGGGGAGCAACCAAGTTTCCAACCCCGAAGGGGTTGATCTGTGGATAGCCCCCAGTGAAACTAGGGGTAGCAAGCATCCCCCAAAGTACCAACCCCGAAGGGGTTGATTTGTGGATAGCTCCCAGTGAAACTGGGGCGCAAGTATCCCCAAAGTTTCAACCCCGAAGGGTTGATCTGGATACCCAGGAACTGGGGGCGCAGTTTCAACCGAAGGGGTTGATCTGTGGATAGCCCCCAATGAAACTGGGGGTAGCAAGTATCCCCCAAAGTTTCAACCCCGAAGGGGTTGATCTGTGGATAGCCCCCAGTGAAACTGGGGGTAGCAAGCATCCCCCAAAGTTTCAATCCGCCGCGGCGGAGTTGACTATGAGACATATTAGATAGAAATATGCTCATTATTCAATCGTGTTAAGACTGATTGGATGACATTTTGGATTGTCCATCACAACCATTTCTTAAAAAGTTGTTTTTTTCACAAACAAATTTGCATTTTTGCCATCCATCCGAGACATTTGCCAAATAAGCAGGCAATTAGCCACTAAATGGGTCTTGATTCCTACAAATAAACGCATTAAATGATGATGCGTCGAGTTTGGCGCTTAAGAATTGTAAGCAAGATTATGAGGAGGTTGAAATGAGTTATAGACAGATTTATTATCAAATCGTTTTCAGCACACATCAGCGCAAGCCAACAATTGCGGAGGCGCATTGCGAGGAATTGTACCGTGATGTTTGGAAAATTGTGAAGGATCATAATTGTAAGCTCCATCGCGTCAATGGCACCGAAGACCATATCCACATTTTTTGTGATTTGCATCCGAGCATCGCCTTGGCAGATTTTGTCAAGGATCTCAAGGTCAAAAGCAGCCTTTGGATGAAACGTTGTGGAAAATTTCCATTCTTCAACGGATGGCAAGAAGGTTATGGTGGATTTACATATAATTTCCGTGACCGTGATATGATCATCAGTATGTGAAAACCAGAAGGAACACCATAAGAAGGAGAGTTCTTACGACGAATTCAAACGGTTGTTGAGTGAAAATGGGATTGCGTTTGATGAGAAGTATTTGTTGTGAAGATGAAGGGCATAAATTTACTTTGTTAATTGTCAACCCCTTCGGGGTTGGGATCTAGGAGGATCGCCTACCCCGGGCTTTGCCCGGGGCTATCCACAGTTCAAGCCCTTCGGGCTTGGAAGGTAGAATCCTGCCCAATTCTGGTTTTACTGGTCAAGGTCCCGATAGGCATAATTTATTCTATTGTTTTGGTGTCAAACACTATCGTTGTTTCAAATTTGAAGAATTCGTTCTTAGCCACTCTTTCGAATTCAAAGTCAATTAGCAATTCACCCACTACGG contains the following coding sequences:
- a CDS encoding CotH kinase family protein; translation: MKSLYSKVLCFVCCFAFQLAFGQVYINEGSNRNYSAVADEDGEFPDWIELYNAGIDTVRLLNYSLTDDPNDPTQWTFPNVNLNPGEYKVIFCSGKDRKPVTGFKNVLYQTNYNPFVGWNNHNLNNPFYWDGVSSLLLNICSYSSAGYTTNSVFRQSSTAYNASISAWVDYSAAACAAAYGGTAAMRPNMKLNNIAVGTGNLQNSPYDYPAPYGNWYWSARNQMVIPAAELTNAGLSAGYINSLAFDVVSTDVNTVYDYIDCSMKLVAYNQVTSRFEPVDTNINLHTNFKISTAGERVYLYDTNQTLVHSLFVNVAQPDNSIGLFPDGAVMMTLFMNGTPRATNNFSQPYSTYLLPPVISVPSGFFNSPISVTMTNPNGPGSSIRYTTNGDDPTITSQLYTGGAIPVFFSGVLKAKAFSASAITSPAAVATYLFGVSHVTPVLSVVTDPQNLYGATGIFDNWQFDWEKAAFVEYFDTAQQRIFSQQAGIQIDGGLGGSRSHPQHSFRVELDDPVLGDGPVNYPIIPNRPLRGTYSKIYLRNGSNYFLSYPFKDAAHLEGMAAETNNYYSAWRPVTVYVNGAYFGLYELREKIDAEYFDQIENADKDSLDILSLSAWNGYALRALEGSVDSFYADYNAFNSLNPADTSFWNDADRYFDMTYYNDYIIAETWAGNVDWPQNNIKIYRSNTSGFRWRYCVIDLEGSMDPGGFSNAHDDHIAYVLGADPNNPFINVFLKGIQNARFKNYFINRHADLMNTSYQYSRLSSIANGMFNQTVIEMPKEYARWGDPNNINGQMADFVNNHQTFLSELSIRTDQVRDDIEANFALNGQVNVTLDVFPPGAGQIKISTIIPDSLPWTGVYFDGNPVRMTAIPNPGYTFEYWGANAVLAAADTNISIVQNINASTLYQAFFTLTPVSNTVALNYEVQIYPNPFADQLNVYINTEEPAEILVYDISSRKLLQQSFVGLTTLNTGQLASGLYLYEVRTEAGICKQGKIVKR